A part of Neodiprion pinetum isolate iyNeoPine1 chromosome 4, iyNeoPine1.2, whole genome shotgun sequence genomic DNA contains:
- the LOC124217814 gene encoding GRB10-interacting GYF protein 2 isoform X1 — MTESMRFGPEWLRNLSGDGCNTSGGGGGPSILTTPRYQLAEHRYGREEMLALFDRNYKAPEPLASFPALYIIQAQQPLALTPMTEEEAVNVRSWNSGLTNNGGRGRGGSVDRGGRGRGGRGGIYPTHYSRGAIFDEPGDGPRIEPQPFPGRTRPFDRSQSERGWSERNGGPEPGDWNGSTSPRKELGRGGGGGSFVEGNWRRQRAGEDDDGWRVASSNRGEKWVRSSWRDGGGSERGDRLERPDGVEGEEVRSGTRWEHRASHRSSHELSHHPPTRTLRTWEPNHHDNHDNLPEWSYSCRATENPSESGGSFDASGAFHGGMYSDDDEDGIISAGGNRESRIRHMSEGNNLSNSKPSSKPLPINHGQTPQTSNRRANITASSTGIRERPKSLQPFEDKESPEMQDKRSVSPSKPLPTQSNTPLKGSSPVVNSLPRKVQSATNLDKVSDKNPVMQNTRNSNKIPGDTPLAKEARTDNTINESSVVGNNDKPVLHSGLKKSKSTLGMMSVTNVRQKSEDDLDRMKEEADALVAKLMADEETHKDQRSNVPPSANNPVPGIASATQEKWFYRDPQGEVQGPFSASEMSEWLKAGYFNVNLLVRRACDERYSMLGDLIKMWGRIPFIPGPPVPPLKVTEPVAIPVPVAIPGALPKAGMEDPSVLYQYQQMCLLQNQLLFRHVRSAVINKLSQSEQWTSMSPADQNQLILQHMLQQPEMAEISPMTVNPFVPTLTAQPANPIMQLFTQMQQAKTQSENHLPPTMHPTTPTHPGTIDTVQQLMQQMRGIQNLHGIQQPSMTPTPASTPEDNPIKSLLRQLNVNGHPQATQIESVWPHPPPPQMAPPQFGNPNWQSQMGPIPAMPPGQLPNSLWDLHTKEMKTEQQILEEQKLKIQEEKKKAQLKKQEELKRQADEESAKRKQDEEAEKARLAEEAAKRTEEERKKKEEEKKRKEEEKRKQEEELKKKEEKKRKEEERKREEKRKQDEENNRKKQEEEKRKREEAKRQEEKQRKEKEKRKKLEEEQKREEEERIKKEEEARRKTEAEEQAKRAEQRRREAEALRKLQERSKAPWAQTPHAPAPSSHASLAEIQRLEREKKAEELRVQQLMQQQMAQQRTAEVAQDAAMAEISKGLQLKWAEKAAPVSKPVVKSLAQIQQEEQERLAKQQERERQEKAAQKEPVVPLQSAGIWGTAAQSLNWNSATNANNQAWSNSTNTTTGGFWDDPISAKINPTPKHSAKQLATIKAPVNTVQQPQQPQQQQQQQQNNKPTKSKNKKEGELVKKIFEQNTAKPDDFTQWCNKALGGLQASVDIPTFVGFLRDIESAYEVKEYVRLYLGDNKQCSEFAKQFLEKRSKWRSAQRPHPQADDLCKPAPAVNPNATATEFQEVKGKAKKPKKGKMYKVDSTILGFSVTAAPDRINVGDRDYGEGV; from the exons ATGACGGAATCAATGAGATTTGGTCCAGAGTG GTTGCGCAACTTGTCAGGAGACGGTTGCAATACCAgcggaggagggggagggccTAGTATCCTGACCACCCCTCGTTACCAGCTAGCTGAGCATAGATACGGTCGAGAAGAGATGTTAGCTCTGTTTGACCGGAATTATAAAGCACCCGAACCACTCGCTTCTTTTCCTGCCCTCTACATTATACAAGCTCAACAACCGCTGGCACTCACACCAATGACAGAAGAAGAGGCGGTAAATGTG CGCTCCTGGAATAGTGGTTTAACAAACAATGGGGGCAGAGGGAGAGGGGGCAGCGTTGATCGTGGAGGACGGGGCAGAGGTGGGAGAGGTGGCATTTATCCGACTCATTACTCCCGAGGAGCCATCTTTGACGAGCCAGGCGATGGACCGAGAATTGAGCCACAACCTTTTCCG GGGAGAACTAGACCATTCGACAGATCACAGAGTGAACGAGGTTGGTCGGAGAGAAATGGCGGACCTGAACCTGGAGATTGGAATGGTTCTACTAGTCCCAGAAAAGAATTGGGACGAGGTGGAGGCGGCGGGTCATTCGTGGAAGGGAACTGGCGACGGCAGCGTGCTGGCGAAGACGACGATGGATGGAGAGTGGCTTCTAGTAATCGTGGTGAAAAATGGG TTAGAAGCAGTTGGCGTGATGGCGGTGGCTCGGAGAGGGGCGATCGATTGGAACGACCTGATGGCGTGGAGGGAGAAGAGGTGAGAAGTGGTACACGTTGGGAGCACAGGGCTAGCCACAGGTCCTCTCACGAATTATCTCATCATCCACCGACTCGAACTCTTCGGACTTGGGAACCTAACCATCACGACAACCATGACAACCTACCTGAGTG GTCTTACTCTTGCAGGGCAACGGAGAATCCTAGCGAGAGCGGCGGAAGCTTCGACGCGTCGGGAGCATTTCACGGAGGGATGTATTCggacgacgacgaagacggAATAATTAGCGCTGGGGGTAATCGAGAATCGAGGATCCGTCACATGTCAGAAGGAAATAATTTAAGCAATTCTAAACCATCCTCAAAACCCTTGCCTATTAACCACGGACAAACTCCCCAAACTTCCAATCGTCGTGCTAACATAACTGCCAGTAGTACTGGGATTAGAGAGCGACCAAAATCCCTTCAACCTTTTGAGGACAAAGAGAGTCCTGAGATGCAGGATAAACGTAGCGTATCACCCTCAAAACCACTGCCTACTCAAAGTAATACTCCGTTGAAAGGTTCATCGCCTGTGGTTAACTCGTTACCAAGAAAAGTTCAAAGTGCCACCAATTTAGACAAAGTTTCGGACAAGAATCCAGTTATGCAAAATACACGAAACTCTAACAAAATTCCTGGGGATACACCACTGGCCAAAGAGGCCAGAACGGACAATACGATAAACGAATCATCCGTTGTGGGTAACAATGACAAGCCAGTCTTACATTCCGGTTTAAAAAAGAGTAAAAGTACTTTAGGAATGATGTCTGTCACTAATGTTAGACAAAAGTCTGAGGACGATTTAGATAGGATGAAGGAAGAGGCAGACGCGTTAGTGGCTAAACTAATGGCTGATGAAGAAACCCACAAAGATCAACGATCCAATGTTCCACCTTCGGCGAACAACCCAGTTCCCGGTATCGCGTCGGCCACTCAAGAGAAATGGTTCTACCGAGACCCTCAAGGTGAAGTTCAGGGACCATTTTCGGCTAGCGAAATGTCGGAATGGTTAAAAGCTGGATACTTTAACGTTAATCTACTTGTAAGAAGAGCCTGCGACGAAAGGTATTCCATGCTCGGTGATCTCATCAAAATGTGGGGCAGAATACCATTCATACCTGGTCCACCCGTACCTCCTTTAAAG GTAACGGAACCAGTCGCAATTCCAGTACCCGTCGCAATTCCTGGTGCCCTTCCGAAAGCTGGAATGGAGGATCCGTCGGTCCTGTATCAGTACCAACAAATGTGTTTGCTTCAAAATCAACTGCTTTTCCGACACGTGCGCTCAGCAGTTATAAACAAGCTGTCACAGTCTGAACAATGGACTTCCATGAGTCCTGCAGACCAAAACCAATTAATACTCCAACACATGCTGCAGCAACCTGAGATGGCAGAAATATCCCCAATGACTGTTAATCCATTTGTACCTACGCTCACTGCCCAACCAGCAAATCCCATAATGCAATTATTCACACAGATGCAACAG GCAAAAACTCAATCTGAGAATCACCTCCCGCCAACTATGCATCCGACGACGCCAACCCATCCCGGAACGATAGACACCGTCCAACAACTTATGCAACAAATGAGAGGCATACAAAATTTACACGGCATTCAGCAGCCCAGCATGACACCTACCCCTGCCAGCACGCCTGAAGATAATCCCATCAAATCGTTGCTGCGACAGCTCAATGTTAATGGACACCCACAAGCCACACAAATCGAGTCTGTCTGGCCTCATCCCCCCCCACCGCAAATGGCACCACCTCAATTTGGCAATCCGAATTGGCAATCCCAG ATGGGCCCTATTCCTGCCATGCCCCCTGGCCAATTGCCTAATTCACTTTGGGATCTACATACTAAAGAAATGAAGACTGAACAACAGATACTA GAGGAGCAAAAACTTAAAATacaagaggagaaaaagaaagcgCAACTCAAGAAACAGGAAGAATTGAAAAGACAAGCGGATGAAGAAAGCGCTAAGAGGAAACAAGACGAGGAGGCAGAGAAAGCAAGATTGGCTGAAGAGGCGGCAAAGCGTAcggaagaggagagaaaaaagaaagaagaagagaagaaacgaAAGGAGGAAGAGAAGCGCAAGCAAGAGGAGGAActgaagaagaaggaggagaaaaagcgcaaagaggaggagagaaagcgggaggaaaagagaaaacaagaTGAGGAAAATAACCGTAAAAAACAggaggaagagaagagaaagagggaaGAGGCTAAGAGACAAGAAGAGAAACAGAgaaaggagaaagagaagagaaaaaagttggaagaagaacaaaaacgtgaagaagaagaacgaaTTAA GAAAGAGGAGGAGGCCCGCAGAAAGACAGAAGCCGAAGAGCAAGCAAAGCGAGCCGAGCAACGGAGGCGGGAAGCAGAGGCACTTAGAAAATTGCAAGAGCGCAGCAAGGCTCCTTGGGCTCAGACTCCTCACGCTCCAGCTCCATCTTCTCACGCGTCACTTGCTGAGATACAAAGGCTTGAACGAGAAAAGAAGGCT GAAGAATTAAGGGTACAGCAACTGATGCAACAACAAATGGCACAGCAAAGAACTGCAGAAGTGGCCCAGGATGCAGCAATGGCAGAAATATCGAAAGGTCTGCAACTGAAATGGGCAGAAAAAGCAGCTCCCGTCTCAAAGCCAGTGGTAAAAAGTTTAGCGCAGATTCAACAAGAAGAGCAAGAGCGTCTCGCCAAG CAGCAAGAAAGGGAAAGACAGGAAAAGGCTGCGCAAAAGGAACCGGTAGTGCCACTACAAAGCGCCGGCATCTGGGGCACTGCTGCCCAGTCTTTGAACTGGAACAGTGCTACGAACGCTAACAACCAGGCCTGGTCTAATAGCACGAATACCACCACTGGGGGTTTCTGGGATGATCCTATATCAGCGAAGATAAATCCAACACCAAAACACTCCGCTAAACAATTGGCAACCATCAAAGCCCCTGTAAATACCGTTCAGCAACCTCAACAaccacaacaacaacagcagcagcaacaaaaTAACAAACCCAccaaaagtaaaaacaaaaaagaaggGGAATTGGTCAAGAAAATCTTCGAACAAAATACTGCCAAGCCAGACGACTTCACTCAGTGGTGTAACAAAGCCTTGGGCGGCCTTCAGGCGTCTGTTGATA TTCCGACATTCGTTGGCTTCTTACGAGACATCGAGTCAGCTTACGAGGTGAAGGAATACGTTAGATTGTACCTGGGTGACAATAAGCAGTGCAGCGAATTTGCGAAACAATTTCTCGAGAAGCGTAGCAAGTGGAGATCTGCTCAACGTCCTCATCCTCAAGCTGATGATCTCTGCAAGCCTGCTCCTGCTGTCAACCCTAACGCGACAGCGACCGAATTTCAGGAAGTCAAG GGAAAAGCAAAAAAgccaaaaaaaggaaaaatgtaCAAAGTGGACAGCACGATCCTTGGTTTTAGCGTCACTGCTGCACCGGATCGCATCAATGTTGGTGATCGCGACTACGGGGAGGGCGTTTGA
- the LOC124217814 gene encoding GRB10-interacting GYF protein 2 isoform X5 — MSVAEVDQFLFCSNKAFRSWNSGLTNNGGRGRGGSVDRGGRGRGGRGGIYPTHYSRGAIFDEPGDGPRIEPQPFPGRTRPFDRSQSERGWSERNGGPEPGDWNGSTSPRKELGRGGGGGSFVEGNWRRQRAGEDDDGWRVASSNRGEKWVRSSWRDGGGSERGDRLERPDGVEGEEVRSGTRWEHRASHRSSHELSHHPPTRTLRTWEPNHHDNHDNLPEWSYSCRATENPSESGGSFDASGAFHGGMYSDDDEDGIISAGGNRESRIRHMSEGNNLSNSKPSSKPLPINHGQTPQTSNRRANITASSTGIRERPKSLQPFEDKESPEMQDKRSVSPSKPLPTQSNTPLKGSSPVVNSLPRKVQSATNLDKVSDKNPVMQNTRNSNKIPGDTPLAKEARTDNTINESSVVGNNDKPVLHSGLKKSKSTLGMMSVTNVRQKSEDDLDRMKEEADALVAKLMADEETHKDQRSNVPPSANNPVPGIASATQEKWFYRDPQGEVQGPFSASEMSEWLKAGYFNVNLLVRRACDERYSMLGDLIKMWGRIPFIPGPPVPPLKVTEPVAIPVPVAIPGALPKAGMEDPSVLYQYQQMCLLQNQLLFRHVRSAVINKLSQSEQWTSMSPADQNQLILQHMLQQPEMAEISPMTVNPFVPTLTAQPANPIMQLFTQMQQAKTQSENHLPPTMHPTTPTHPGTIDTVQQLMQQMRGIQNLHGIQQPSMTPTPASTPEDNPIKSLLRQLNVNGHPQATQIESVWPHPPPPQMAPPQFGNPNWQSQMGPIPAMPPGQLPNSLWDLHTKEMKTEQQILEEQKLKIQEEKKKAQLKKQEELKRQADEESAKRKQDEEAEKARLAEEAAKRTEEERKKKEEEKKRKEEEKRKQEEELKKKEEKKRKEEERKREEKRKQDEENNRKKQEEEKRKREEAKRQEEKQRKEKEKRKKLEEEQKREEEERIKKEEEARRKTEAEEQAKRAEQRRREAEALRKLQERSKAPWAQTPHAPAPSSHASLAEIQRLEREKKAEELRVQQLMQQQMAQQRTAEVAQDAAMAEISKGLQLKWAEKAAPVSKPVVKSLAQIQQEEQERLAKQQERERQEKAAQKEPVVPLQSAGIWGTAAQSLNWNSATNANNQAWSNSTNTTTGGFWDDPISAKINPTPKHSAKQLATIKAPVNTVQQPQQPQQQQQQQQNNKPTKSKNKKEGELVKKIFEQNTAKPDDFTQWCNKALGGLQASVDIPTFVGFLRDIESAYEVKEYVRLYLGDNKQCSEFAKQFLEKRSKWRSAQRPHPQADDLCKPAPAVNPNATATEFQEVKGKAKKPKKGKMYKVDSTILGFSVTAAPDRINVGDRDYGEGV; from the exons ATGTCCGTAGCCGAagttgatcaatttttattctgtaGCAACAAAGCGTTT CGCTCCTGGAATAGTGGTTTAACAAACAATGGGGGCAGAGGGAGAGGGGGCAGCGTTGATCGTGGAGGACGGGGCAGAGGTGGGAGAGGTGGCATTTATCCGACTCATTACTCCCGAGGAGCCATCTTTGACGAGCCAGGCGATGGACCGAGAATTGAGCCACAACCTTTTCCG GGGAGAACTAGACCATTCGACAGATCACAGAGTGAACGAGGTTGGTCGGAGAGAAATGGCGGACCTGAACCTGGAGATTGGAATGGTTCTACTAGTCCCAGAAAAGAATTGGGACGAGGTGGAGGCGGCGGGTCATTCGTGGAAGGGAACTGGCGACGGCAGCGTGCTGGCGAAGACGACGATGGATGGAGAGTGGCTTCTAGTAATCGTGGTGAAAAATGGG TTAGAAGCAGTTGGCGTGATGGCGGTGGCTCGGAGAGGGGCGATCGATTGGAACGACCTGATGGCGTGGAGGGAGAAGAGGTGAGAAGTGGTACACGTTGGGAGCACAGGGCTAGCCACAGGTCCTCTCACGAATTATCTCATCATCCACCGACTCGAACTCTTCGGACTTGGGAACCTAACCATCACGACAACCATGACAACCTACCTGAGTG GTCTTACTCTTGCAGGGCAACGGAGAATCCTAGCGAGAGCGGCGGAAGCTTCGACGCGTCGGGAGCATTTCACGGAGGGATGTATTCggacgacgacgaagacggAATAATTAGCGCTGGGGGTAATCGAGAATCGAGGATCCGTCACATGTCAGAAGGAAATAATTTAAGCAATTCTAAACCATCCTCAAAACCCTTGCCTATTAACCACGGACAAACTCCCCAAACTTCCAATCGTCGTGCTAACATAACTGCCAGTAGTACTGGGATTAGAGAGCGACCAAAATCCCTTCAACCTTTTGAGGACAAAGAGAGTCCTGAGATGCAGGATAAACGTAGCGTATCACCCTCAAAACCACTGCCTACTCAAAGTAATACTCCGTTGAAAGGTTCATCGCCTGTGGTTAACTCGTTACCAAGAAAAGTTCAAAGTGCCACCAATTTAGACAAAGTTTCGGACAAGAATCCAGTTATGCAAAATACACGAAACTCTAACAAAATTCCTGGGGATACACCACTGGCCAAAGAGGCCAGAACGGACAATACGATAAACGAATCATCCGTTGTGGGTAACAATGACAAGCCAGTCTTACATTCCGGTTTAAAAAAGAGTAAAAGTACTTTAGGAATGATGTCTGTCACTAATGTTAGACAAAAGTCTGAGGACGATTTAGATAGGATGAAGGAAGAGGCAGACGCGTTAGTGGCTAAACTAATGGCTGATGAAGAAACCCACAAAGATCAACGATCCAATGTTCCACCTTCGGCGAACAACCCAGTTCCCGGTATCGCGTCGGCCACTCAAGAGAAATGGTTCTACCGAGACCCTCAAGGTGAAGTTCAGGGACCATTTTCGGCTAGCGAAATGTCGGAATGGTTAAAAGCTGGATACTTTAACGTTAATCTACTTGTAAGAAGAGCCTGCGACGAAAGGTATTCCATGCTCGGTGATCTCATCAAAATGTGGGGCAGAATACCATTCATACCTGGTCCACCCGTACCTCCTTTAAAG GTAACGGAACCAGTCGCAATTCCAGTACCCGTCGCAATTCCTGGTGCCCTTCCGAAAGCTGGAATGGAGGATCCGTCGGTCCTGTATCAGTACCAACAAATGTGTTTGCTTCAAAATCAACTGCTTTTCCGACACGTGCGCTCAGCAGTTATAAACAAGCTGTCACAGTCTGAACAATGGACTTCCATGAGTCCTGCAGACCAAAACCAATTAATACTCCAACACATGCTGCAGCAACCTGAGATGGCAGAAATATCCCCAATGACTGTTAATCCATTTGTACCTACGCTCACTGCCCAACCAGCAAATCCCATAATGCAATTATTCACACAGATGCAACAG GCAAAAACTCAATCTGAGAATCACCTCCCGCCAACTATGCATCCGACGACGCCAACCCATCCCGGAACGATAGACACCGTCCAACAACTTATGCAACAAATGAGAGGCATACAAAATTTACACGGCATTCAGCAGCCCAGCATGACACCTACCCCTGCCAGCACGCCTGAAGATAATCCCATCAAATCGTTGCTGCGACAGCTCAATGTTAATGGACACCCACAAGCCACACAAATCGAGTCTGTCTGGCCTCATCCCCCCCCACCGCAAATGGCACCACCTCAATTTGGCAATCCGAATTGGCAATCCCAG ATGGGCCCTATTCCTGCCATGCCCCCTGGCCAATTGCCTAATTCACTTTGGGATCTACATACTAAAGAAATGAAGACTGAACAACAGATACTA GAGGAGCAAAAACTTAAAATacaagaggagaaaaagaaagcgCAACTCAAGAAACAGGAAGAATTGAAAAGACAAGCGGATGAAGAAAGCGCTAAGAGGAAACAAGACGAGGAGGCAGAGAAAGCAAGATTGGCTGAAGAGGCGGCAAAGCGTAcggaagaggagagaaaaaagaaagaagaagagaagaaacgaAAGGAGGAAGAGAAGCGCAAGCAAGAGGAGGAActgaagaagaaggaggagaaaaagcgcaaagaggaggagagaaagcgggaggaaaagagaaaacaagaTGAGGAAAATAACCGTAAAAAACAggaggaagagaagagaaagagggaaGAGGCTAAGAGACAAGAAGAGAAACAGAgaaaggagaaagagaagagaaaaaagttggaagaagaacaaaaacgtgaagaagaagaacgaaTTAA GAAAGAGGAGGAGGCCCGCAGAAAGACAGAAGCCGAAGAGCAAGCAAAGCGAGCCGAGCAACGGAGGCGGGAAGCAGAGGCACTTAGAAAATTGCAAGAGCGCAGCAAGGCTCCTTGGGCTCAGACTCCTCACGCTCCAGCTCCATCTTCTCACGCGTCACTTGCTGAGATACAAAGGCTTGAACGAGAAAAGAAGGCT GAAGAATTAAGGGTACAGCAACTGATGCAACAACAAATGGCACAGCAAAGAACTGCAGAAGTGGCCCAGGATGCAGCAATGGCAGAAATATCGAAAGGTCTGCAACTGAAATGGGCAGAAAAAGCAGCTCCCGTCTCAAAGCCAGTGGTAAAAAGTTTAGCGCAGATTCAACAAGAAGAGCAAGAGCGTCTCGCCAAG CAGCAAGAAAGGGAAAGACAGGAAAAGGCTGCGCAAAAGGAACCGGTAGTGCCACTACAAAGCGCCGGCATCTGGGGCACTGCTGCCCAGTCTTTGAACTGGAACAGTGCTACGAACGCTAACAACCAGGCCTGGTCTAATAGCACGAATACCACCACTGGGGGTTTCTGGGATGATCCTATATCAGCGAAGATAAATCCAACACCAAAACACTCCGCTAAACAATTGGCAACCATCAAAGCCCCTGTAAATACCGTTCAGCAACCTCAACAaccacaacaacaacagcagcagcaacaaaaTAACAAACCCAccaaaagtaaaaacaaaaaagaaggGGAATTGGTCAAGAAAATCTTCGAACAAAATACTGCCAAGCCAGACGACTTCACTCAGTGGTGTAACAAAGCCTTGGGCGGCCTTCAGGCGTCTGTTGATA TTCCGACATTCGTTGGCTTCTTACGAGACATCGAGTCAGCTTACGAGGTGAAGGAATACGTTAGATTGTACCTGGGTGACAATAAGCAGTGCAGCGAATTTGCGAAACAATTTCTCGAGAAGCGTAGCAAGTGGAGATCTGCTCAACGTCCTCATCCTCAAGCTGATGATCTCTGCAAGCCTGCTCCTGCTGTCAACCCTAACGCGACAGCGACCGAATTTCAGGAAGTCAAG GGAAAAGCAAAAAAgccaaaaaaaggaaaaatgtaCAAAGTGGACAGCACGATCCTTGGTTTTAGCGTCACTGCTGCACCGGATCGCATCAATGTTGGTGATCGCGACTACGGGGAGGGCGTTTGA